From Hydra vulgaris chromosome 15, alternate assembly HydraT2T_AEP, one genomic window encodes:
- the LOC100204168 gene encoding uncharacterized protein LOC100204168, with protein MSESVNSSNARWAGRAMQMIPGLKPRPQQHCVGEKNGVKNISSDDSSLFVFINNCQDFEFNINGKVGKVTAENCRNLTLNISDNVVGGTLEIIRCENLSLNYGVNAEIPVLQIECSANISIYIWLKSQLQSVYLMQTRLVNLYHQNQVVDDQNGLTLQYSIETPDDELHIQKVSHWSSALPDANFITECVVRDGVFPTTSEMKKAAEERRELMMHKMSEMLLNGIKITNPNQGGFSSSSSKDKNFDLPD; from the exons atgtctGAAAGTGTCAATTCTTCAAATGCAAGGTGGGCTGGCCGTGCTATGCAAATGATACCAGGCTTAAAACCTCGCCCACAGCAACATTGTGTCGGAGAAAAAAATGGAGTGAAAAATATATCTTCTGATGATAGTtctttgtttgtatttattaacaattgcCAAGACtttgaatttaatataaatgGTAAGGTAGGAAAGGTTACTGCTGAGAATTGCCGAAACTTAACCTTGAATATCTCGGATAATGTTGTTGGTGGAACACTTGAAATTATCAGATGCGAAAATCTATCATTGAACTATGGCGTTAATGCTGAG ATACCTGTACTACAAATCGAGTGCAGCGCAAATATTAGCATTTACATTTGGCTTAAATCTCAACTTCAAAGTGTGTATTTAATGCAAACTAGACTTGTAAACTTATACCATCAAAATCAAGTAGTTGATGACCAAAATGGTCTTACTTTACAATATTCCATAGAAACTCCTGATGATGAGCTCCACATTCAAAAGGTCTCTCACTGGAGTTCAGCGCTACCAGATGCTAATTTTATTACAGAATGTGTTGTTCGTGATGGCGTCTTCCCAACAACTTCTGAAATGAAAAAAGCTGCTGAAGAAAGACGAGAGCTTATGATGCACAAAATGTCTGAAATGTTATTGAATGGTATTAAGATTACGAATCCAAACCAAGGTGGTTTTTCTAGTTCATCTTCCAAAGACAAAAACTTTGATTTACCAGACTAG
- the LOC136091938 gene encoding uncharacterized protein LOC136091938: MKNFLYYFQLDLWFEKTFLPNIGSARPQILILDGHDSHNLVEIIELAIVNQIEIVELPAHTSNWLQPCDRTVFKSQKTTYSEECQTMMNDYPGVVVSHSNFCGLFSKAWKYAMTDTNIRSGFRACGIYPFNPDAIPKEAYIPNILYSKISDAVPSQNVCNISIINNLPLLSDLSESSFAINSLSSTKPVEENEFIGFLIQDNAVQYSNIVTEHSYARIKPVQDNEFIDFSVQDNTLGLNIDTDIRLEEVEVIQSTLDSNDNKKVFRKTLTDLPFPFANSSCLSDKDSDVLTYFSPQIKQTKKHSKNSNLKFFVLTSEEAYNAKLEDMASKVASENRKVEKQKILKEKKKKLCKKEARSYIKLEEIDQGE; encoded by the coding sequence atgaaaaattttttgtactattttcaactagacttatggTTTGAGAAAACATTCCTTCCAAATATTGGCTCAGCAAGACCACAGATTTTAATCCTAGATGGACATGACTCACACAATCTTGTTGAAATTATTGAGCTGGCCATCGTAAACCAAATCGAAATTGTTGAGCTCCCAGCTCACACCAGCAACTGGTTGCAGCCTTGTGATAGAACAGTTTTTAAATCACAGAAAACTACCTATTCTGAGGAATGCCAAACAATGATGAATGACTACCCAGGTGTAGTAGTTTCGCATTCTAACTTTTGCGGTTTATTTTCAAAAGCGTGGAAATATGCAATGACTGACACAAATATACGCTCAGGATTTAGAGCATGTGGAATTTATCCCTTTAATCCAGATGCTATTCCTAAAGAGGCATACATCCCAAacattttatatagtaaaatttcAGATGCTGTCCCAAGTCAAAATGTATGCAACatttcaataataaacaatCTTCCATTATTGTCTGATCTATCCGAAAGCAGCTTTGCAATTAACTCACTGTCTTCTACCAAACCAGTAGAAGAAAATGagtttattggttttttaattcaagacaATGCTGTGCAATATTCAAATATTGTTACAGAACATAGCTATGCAAGAATTAAACCGGTACAAGACAATGAGTTTATTGATTTTTCTGTTCAAGACAATACTCTGGGTTTGAATATTGATACTGATATACGTCTTGAAGAAGTAGAAGTAATTCAATCAACATTAGATtcaaatgataataaaaaagtttttcgcaAAACATTAACGGATCTTCCATTTCCATTTGCTAATTCATCTTGTCTATCAGACAAAGATTCAGATGTTCTTACATATTTTTCTCcacaaattaaacaaacaaaaaaacactcaaaaaactctaatttaaagttttttgttctgACCTCAGAGGAGGCTTATAATGCAAAGCTTGAAGATATGGCTTCAAAGGTAGCTAGTGAAAatagaaaagttgaaaaacaaaagattttgaaagaaaaaaaaaaaaaactctgcaaAAAAGAAGCTAGATCATATATCAAACTTGAAGAAATTGACCAAggtgaatga